One segment of Vidua macroura isolate BioBank_ID:100142 chromosome 24, ASM2450914v1, whole genome shotgun sequence DNA contains the following:
- the LOC128818593 gene encoding translation initiation factor IF-2-like: MCAGCAQDVRGMCAGMQRGERGDAARCERGCGGDAGGCARGCGGTSAEIQRDVRGMCAGMQRDVRGMCAGMQRDVRGMSPEIRRDVRAMCAGIERDVRGMCAGCARAVLGPDPAAPRPRYSPGAASPARARSRGAAASWGGEEAAEAEEPPRPSWIPRRGGGRGTKVTPQRLQFPGGSEIPGKGPGGAGEE, from the coding sequence ATGTGCGCGGGATGTGCGCAGGATGTGCGCGGGATGTGCGCGGGGATGCAGCGGGGTGAGCGCGGGGATGCAGCGCGATGTGAGCGCGGATGCGGCGGGGATGCGGGGGGATGTGCGCGGGGATGCGGCGGGACGAGCGCGGAGATCCAGCGCGACGTGCGCGGGATGTGCGCGGGGATGCAGCGCGACGTGCGCGGGATGTGCGCGGGGATGCAGCGCGACGTGCGCGGGATGAGCCCGGAGATCCGGCGCGATGTGCGCGCCATGTGCGCGGGCATAGAGCGGGACGTGCGCGGGATGTGCGCGGGGTGCGCTCGGGCTGTGCTCGGACCCGACCCTgccgctccgcgcccgcggTACTCGCCTGGCGCTGCATCCCCGGCCCGGGCCCGCTCCCGGGGGGCCGCAGCGAGCTGGGGCGGAGAGGAGGCGGCGGAGGCGGAGGAGCCCCCCCGTCCCTCCTGGATCCCTCGCAgaggcggcggccgcgggaCCAAGGTCACCCCGCAGCGACTACAATTCCCAGGAGGCAGCGAGATCCCGGGAAAAGGcccggggggagcgggggaaGAGTGA